A genome region from Hevea brasiliensis isolate MT/VB/25A 57/8 chromosome 9, ASM3005281v1, whole genome shotgun sequence includes the following:
- the LOC110632114 gene encoding uncharacterized protein LOC110632114: MAVMEKLKMFVVQEPVVAASCLIAGVGLFLPAVVRPILDSFETSKQVHQPTISDVVAGFRKRQA; the protein is encoded by the exons ATGGCGGTGATGGAAAAACTGAAGATGTTCGTAGTGCAAGAGCCTGTTGTTGCAGCTTCTTGCCTTATCGCTGGTGTTG GTCTTTTCCTCCCAGCTGTAGTAAGGCCCATTCTGGATTCATTTGAAACAAGCAAGCAAGTTCATCAGCCGACAATAAGTGAT GTGGTTGCAGGTTTCCGTAAAAGGCAGGCATAA
- the LOC110632116 gene encoding uncharacterized protein LOC110632116 — translation MAVAEARAVWQRTANRCFVQEDAKRAPKLACCQSSSSSSKQVDGVPTNAADIPDNPAVGFMPLPRNSSYSNLSPDTRWWLQLQPSYGYQKGLTCDQLNALEAEMESLRAEIVNSPSKLGDVLPHDDRHSTCLDGNMNSESSFDAHCRISADRMINDPEVNNQEANTLYDKNDLEFIELKDTRENFKWMDMDPIECPQKSNEYCFDPESPWIGGAKNVPWWRTTDKDDLASLVAQKSLDYIENCDLPPPQKLCVRRYPCGRPVSSDQVHDCPNSETMKGRQKTAIEGQLQSSSEKLFSYTASHKDTTEIGQLPQGDPSKAQLLEALRHSQTRAREAEKVARQACAEKEHVIKLFFRQASQLFAYKQWFQLLQLETLYYQVKNGGQPMSTLFPVVLPWMPRKGRKLQKSWQKSTRSKRGKLGRPSHDISKYAVAFALGLSLVGAGLLLGWTVGWMLPL, via the exons ATGGCAGTAGCAGAAGCGAGGGCTGTGTGGCAAAGAACAGCTAATCGTTGTTTTGTCCAAGAAGATGCCAAAAGGGCTCCCAAGTTAGCTTGCTGCCAATCATCATCTTCATCATCAAAACAGGTTGATGGGGTACCAACAAATGCAGCAGACATACCAGATAATCCTGCTGTAGGTTTCATGCCTCTCCCCAGGAACTCCTCATATTCCAACCTTTCCCCTGATACAAGATGGTGGCTTCAGCTGCAACCTAGCTATGGGTACCAAAAAGGTTTGACATGTGATCAGTTAAATGCCTTGGAGGCTGAGATGGAAAGCCTGAGAGCTGAAATTGTAAACTCACCCTCTAAACTTGGTGATGTTCTCCCACATGATGACAGACACAGCACATGTTTAGACGGCAACATGAATAGTGAATCTTCCTTTGATGCACATTGTAGGATCTCTGCTGATAGAATGATTAATGATCCTGAAGTTAATAATCAAGAGGCAAATACTCTATATGATAAGAATGACCTAGAATTTATTGAACTTAAGGACACAAGAGAGAACTTCAAATGGATGGATATGGATCCAATTGAATGTCCCCAAAAAAGCAATGAGTATTGTTTTGATCCAGAATCACCTTGGATTGGGGGTGCGAAGAATGTGCCATGGTGGCGTACAACAGATAAAGATGACTTGGCCTCTTTGGTTGCACAGAAGTCTCTTGACTACATTGAGAATTGTGACCTTCCCCCACCTCAAAAGCTGTGTGTTAGGAGATATCCATGTGGCCGTCCTGTATCTTCTGATCAGGTGCATGACTGTCCCAATTCTGAAACCATGAAAGGAAGACAGAAGACTGCAATTGAAGGGCAGTTACAAAGCAGTTCTGAAAAGCTTTTCAG TTATACCGCATCTCATAAAGATACAACAGAAATTGGACAACTTCCTCAGGGTGATCCGTCTAAGGCTCAGCTCCTGGAAGCACTCCGTCATTCTCAAACACGAGCCAGGGAAGCTGAAAAGGTGGCAAGGCAGGCCTGTGCTGAAAAGGAACACGTCATTAAGCTGTTCTTTAGACAAGCCTCACAGCTTTTTGCCTATAAGCAATGGTTCCAGTTGCTGCAGCTTGAAACCCTTTATTACCAGGTGAAGAATGGTGGCCAGCCAATGTCCACTCTATTCCCTGTAGTTCTTCCATGGATGCCTCGCAAAGGCAGGAAACTTCAAAAGAGCTGGCAAAAGTCCACAAGGAGCAAACGAGGCAAGCTTGGCCGACCAAGTCATGACATTAGCAAGTATGCTGTTGCATTTGCGCTGGGGTTGAGTCTTGTTGGTGCTGGCTTGCTCCTGGGATGGACTGTAGGGTGGATGTTGCCTTTGTGA
- the LOC110632112 gene encoding uncharacterized protein At4g00950, whose protein sequence is MGSETEPELSSTPRLPLLLNQHAHAYMQSPQRSGTLTPPLYASASVPFRWEEEPGKPRSCTALSNPIDSSPKCLELPPRLLLDANVSKLASPTTVLEGPYLGKQRFRSSSFRIIRRECYGSFRRSSTPERGQLSTMVLSKRGLKDRLLGSWSWGRTAFRGKREVAGASYVFPSSTDREVDGSNEEEERSSKNVKITRIRRSGSFSTHARSHFWATIYEGLKQVVPWRNRKLKKDGFVI, encoded by the exons ATGGGATCTGAGACAGAACCAGAGCTAAGCTCCACACCAAGATTACCATTACTCTTGAACCAACATGCACATGCATATATGCAGTCACCACAGAGGTCAGGGACGCTAACCCCGCCACTCTACGCCTCAGCCTCTGTACCGTTTCGTTGGGAGGAAGAGCCTGGCAAGCCCAGAAGCTGTACTGCTCTCTCCAATCCCATTGACTCTAGCCCCAAGTGCCTGGAGCTACCTCCAAGGTTGCTCTTGGATGCCAATGTTAGCAAGCTGGCCTCACCGACTACAGTCTTGGAGGGACCTTATCTGGGCAAGCAAAGATTTCGGTCTTCTTCGTTTAGAATAATCAGAAGGGAGTGTTATGGGTCCTTTCGCAGGAGTAGTACTCCTGAGAGAGGTCAGCTTAGTACCATGGTTCTTAGCAAGAGAGGGCTGAAAGACAGACTTTTGGGTTCCTGGAGTTGGGGAAGGACGGCCTTCAGGGGTAAAAGAGAGGTTGCCGGGGCTAGTTATGTCTTTCCGTCATCAACGGATAGAGAGGTTGATGGTAGCAACGAAGAGGAAGAGAGAAGTAGCAAGAATGTCAAGATCACAAGGATCAGAAGATCAGGCAGCTTTTCCACTCATGCCAGGTCTCATTTCTGG GCTACAATTTATGAAGGATTGAAGCAGGTAGTTCCATGGAGGAACAGAAAACTAAAGAAAGATGGGTTTGTTATTTGA